The following is a genomic window from Rhodomicrobium lacus.
CCTATGGCGCCTGGTTCGCCGCTGCCGCTCGGCTCGACCAGGAATTCCAGGCCACGATGCCGCGCGAGACAATCGTGCCCGCCGCGCGACGCGCCGCCGAGGCCGCTTTCGACGATCTGAAGTACACGATCCTGTCGACCGTGCATCAGGCCGCTGGCCTTGAATGGCCGCTCTCAGACGCGGCCATGGCGCGGCTGCTCCACGTCGACCGCCGCCTCCACAACACCGAAGCCGTGCAGTTGCTCGGCGAAACGCTCCCGCCAGACGAGCCGACGCTGCGCGTGATGGGCAAGCTCGGCCTCTGGCCGTGGCCCATGGCGGCCGACGAGTACCGCGCCCGCGTCGAGCGCTATGCGCCGCGCGTCGGGCGTCTGCGCGGTCGGCAACGCTCCAGCATCACCCGGTCCGTCCGCGCCTCTGCGGCGGCCTGATCTTTCACTGTCGAGGAACCACGGCCATGAGCCAACCAACCATTCGCAAATTCGATCAGATGATCGGCCTCCTGCACCGCGGGAAGTTCGCCGAAAAATGTGACGACGTGCTGCGCGAGGCCGTCGAAACGCTCGAAGCCCTGCCCGGCGAGAAGGGCAAGGCGAAGATCACGGTCGAGATCGAAATCGCCTACCAGGGCGGTCGCGTCGACGTAACGCCGACCGTGAAATCGAAGCTCCCCGAGGGGGACAAGTTCGGCGCAACGCCGTTCTGGACGCACGAGGGCGGCCTTTCCACCCAGCATCCCAGCCAGATCGACATGTTCGGCGGTCCGCGCGACGCAACAGAGCGCCTGCGCGACCGCGCTTAAGCCACTTAACCCAGACAGGTTTTCCAATGGCAAACGAAATTGAGCTTACCGCCTCCACATCTTTCATCCCCGATGATGCCGCTGGCATTGCGGCGATCGCGGAACTGACAAGACAGGGTTCCGGCTTCAGCGTACTCGACATCAAGACGGATGGCCTCGGCGAAGGTCTGCCGCCGGTCGTGCCGATCACGGTCGACGCCAAGGGCGAGAAGGCTATCGTCGGCAATCTCGCCTCGCAGATCGAGGCTTACCGTCAGCGCCCGGAACGCCGTCGCGGCACGGCCCATGTGACCACGCTGCAATCATTCATTGGTCTCGTGAACTATCACTCCGACGAGCATTCGGCGATCTTCGCCAAGACGACGCTGCCCGATCCAGCGCTCACTGCCGTGATCGACTATCACCAGATGGCGGAGAAACCCGCTTACACCAGACAAGACGTCAAACCCATAGCGGATGCGGCGCAAACTCTGGTGAAGTTCCTGCCCCGCCACCTCCAGCATCGGATCGTCTATAAATTCCCGATCACGGAGGAACTGACCGCCTGGCAGAAGCTCGACGGTGAGCTGATGGGGCAAGGTGAATTCGCTGCCTTCATCGAAGAGCACGCCGCTGAACTGGCCGCGCCGACCGAGGACGAGCGCCAGCAATTCGAGCCGCTGTTCAAAGAACGTTTTGCCTCGCCGAACGAACTGATTGCACTGTCACGCGCTCTCGAAGTCTATGTCGGGGCGAAGGTCCGGAACGCAACGCGCCTGTCGAACGGCGAGCGCGAGATCGTCTTCACCGAAGAGCATCTGAATGCGGCGGGCGAAAAGGTCGATGTTCCCGGCATCTTTATGATTTCGGTTCAGCCCTTTCTTGACAGCGAGTTCATTCGCGTGCCCGCGCGCCTTCGCTACCGGCTGAAGGGCGGCATCAGTTGGGGCTATCAGCTCTATCGCCTCGACGATTATCTGCGCCAGCGTGTGAAGGCCGATCTCGACCTCGCTGTCAAGGAGACTGGCCTGCCCGGCTACGAAGGCACACCCGAACTCGGCTGAGCCTCGGCCGAGCGGCGAACGCCGGCCAGAGGATAACAGGCGCGCGGCCAGCGGGGCGCAGCGCCACTCAAACCAGCGCGTGGCTTACGCCGGGTGGAGAGCAACCCGGCACCTTCCCGAGATTTCGATTTGAGGCGATCATGCCGACCATTTCTGCCCGCAAGTCCGACCTGTCCGGCGCGCTCACGCGGCTGTCCCGCGTCGTCGAAAAGCGCAACACGATCCCGATCCTCTCCAATTTCCTGCTCACCGTCGACCAGGGCAAGCTCACCGTCACCGCGACCGACCTCGACCTCGAGGCGCGCACGACGATCGATTGCTCAGGAGACCTCACCACGCAAGGCGGCTTCACCGTGCCCGCCGGGCCGCTGTCCGACATCGTCCGGAAGCTGCCGGACGGGGACATATCGCTGTCGTGGGACGGGGACAAGGGCCGCGCCACGGTCAAGGCGGGGCGCTCGCGGTTCGAGCTGATGACCCTTCCCGCCGAAGATTTTCCCGAGTTCGGCGCGTCCGAATTCCAGCACAGCTTCACGGCCCAGGCGGACGCGCTCGCCACGATCTTCGACGGCACGTCCTTCGCCATGTCGTCGGAAGAGACACGCTACTATCTGAACGGCGTCTATCTGCACACGATCGACAAGGGCGACGGCGTGAAACTGCGCGGCGTCGCGACCGACGGTCACCGCCTGTCCAGCCGCGACGTTCCGGCTCCGGACGGCGCGTCCGGCATGCCGGGCATCATCGTGCCCCGCAAATGCGTCGGCGAGATCGTGAAACTCGCGAAGGACGTGAAGGAGATTGCGGTCGATATCTCGCCCGCGAAGATCCGGCTCACCTTCGGCACGACCACGCTCACCTCGAAACTCGTCGACGGGTCATTCCCCGATTACCAGCGTGTCATCCCGGCGTCGAATAAGCTCCGCGCTGTGGTCGACAACGAGGCGCTGGCGGCTGCCGCCGACCGCGTGTCGCTCGTCTCGTCCGAGAAGGGCCGGGCGGTGAAGCTCTCGTTTGGCGAGACGCTTCGCATCGAGGCGACGGACCCGGAAAGAGGCTCCGCCGCCGACGAGGTCGACCTCGAAGAGGCTACAGCCAGCCCGGTCGAGATCGGCTTCAACGCCCGGTATCTCGCCGACACGCTCGCGAACCTGCCAAAAGGGGGAGTGTCGATCGCGCTCTCGGACGGCTCCAGCCCGACGCTGTTCCAGCCTGCCGACGACGCCGACAGCCTGCTCGTCCTCATGCCGATGAGGGTCTGAGCGATGAGCCCGAAAGAATTCCTGAAAGTATTTTTCAAGGCTCTTCCAGCCGCGAAATACAACCCACGCAGAGCGTGGGGTTGGGCGATGCTCTGCCGCGAACTCGACAAGCCGTTTGCGTTCGATGTGAACTTCTTGACCGATTCCCAACTCGAAGAAGCGGTCGAGGAAGCACGCTGGCGAGGCCTGCTCACTGATCAGGATTTGAGCGAGGAAGCCCTCTCTCTTCTGCGCCGAGGCGATCTCCCCGCTCTCGAAACGTTGCTTGAGCGGCAACTGCCGAGCGGCCTGAACGGCAAAACCCAGCAAGAGAAATACGAGGCCGCCATGGCCGCGAAACGGGAAAGGGCGTCGGCATGATCACCGCTCTTATCTGGCGCGCGCGCACAGCTTACTGGCTTCGTCGTCTCACTGGCATGCAGCGCCTCGAAGCATGGCGCTACGCCGGTGCGCTTTCCTACGCATTGGCCGAGTTTGAGCCCCGTACAGCCGTAGAAATCGAAATGTCTTATTGGGAGGAGTGACCAATGCGCATCCGCATTCTGGAACTCCGGACCACCGGAGAAGACGAGCGCTTCCACGCGCCCTGCGAAGTGGGCTACGCCGACCTTGTCGCCACCGGCACCGTGCTCGAAAACGAAATCGCCTCGTGGGAAATCGGCCCGTGCGCAAACTACCTCTGCAATCCGGGCCGCTATATCCCGCCGCAGGCGAGCGCCGTACATCACATCCTGAACGAGGACGTGCGCGGGATGGTGTCGTGGGCGGAGCTGCTCGATGAGATCGTGCCACCCGAGCGGCATGGCGCGGTCGCGTTCGCCTCTCACCAGATCTCGTTCACGCGCCGCTGGGCAACGGACGCGATGACCGAGCATACGCCGTGGATCGACACGTACCGCTGCGCGCTGCGTCTCTGGCCTGAGGCTCCGTCCTACCAGAAGCATGCGCTGCGCTACTGGCTGAAGCTCCCCGTTCAGCGCGAGGAGGCCGACAAGCACAAGGCCGGAGCGGCCGCGCTCGTTGTCGCGCATATCCTGCGCCGCATGCTGGACGATCACCCGCTGGAGCATCTCCTGCACCTGACCGGGCTGCCGACGCTTCAGGAGCGGTGCAGGATCCGCTCTCCCTGGCTGAGCAGACGCTGGGCGGCCATCGACGACGAGAGATTCCTGCAATGGGTGGCGGGCGATCCCGCCGCGACTTCCCGCGAGCGCGCCACGGCCGCCTTCCACCTCGCGCGCCTGAAGGGGCGGGCTTCCGACGTCGTCACGCAGAGCGAGGTGGGCAGATGACCGTCTACGTCGACGATATGCACACCACGCCCATGGGGTGCTTTGGCCGCATGAAGATGTCGCACATGATCGCTGACAGCGAGGCCGAACTGCACGAGATGGCCCAGGCCATCGGCGTCGCAAGGCGGTGGTTCCAGGGTGACCACTACGACATCTGCAAGTCGAAGCGCGAGGCGGCGATAGCTCGCGGCGCGCGCCCCATTTCGATGCGCGATTTTGCCACGAAGGCCATGGCTGGTCGACGAGAGAAACGAGCTGATGCGTTGGCGGCGACGTTTTCGACGCTGAGTTTCCCAGAATTCATTGAACGCGAGGCAACATCGTGAACAGGCAGGAAGCGCGCGAGGCGCTGATCGAGCTGGGGCATGCCATAGGCGTGGCTGTAATGATTTTGCGGCCTCACAAGGAACTGATCGAGCAATTCAAGAAAGAACGCCGCGACATGGATGCCTTCGGTTGTTTTGTCGATCCGACGCTCTGGCTCAATCAGGAGCGCCGCGCAACGGAAGCAGTAATGGCGCCGCTTTACGACGCGGCATTGAAGCTGATCGAAACACACGATCAGCAAATGGATGCGGCCAAAACCGCTCTTGCAAAGGTGAAGCCATGAGCATCAACCGCGTCATCCTGCTCGGCAACGTCGGCAAAGATCCGGAAGTCAGGTCGACCACAACCGGAGACCGTGTTGCGACGTTTTCCGTCGCCACATCGGAGCGTTGGACCGACAAGAACACCGGCGAAAAGAGGGAAAGCACTGAGTGGCACACGGTCGTCGTGTTTAACCAGGCGCTGATCAAGGTGATCGACCAGCACCTCACCAAGGGCTCGCGGGTTGCCATCGAGGGCAAGATGAAAACCCGCAAGTGGCAGCACTCAGACGGCACAGACCGCTACACGACGGAAGTCGTGATCGGCCGCTTTGACGGCAGCCTGTCGCTCGAAGGCAAGCCCAGCGGCGCCACGCGCAGCGAGGACGCCTACGGCAGCACCAAGACGCGTGAGAGCTACAGCGGCTCGGCCGGGGGCGGATCGTCAGACCGCCTCGACGACGAAATCCCGTTCTGAGGTGCGATTATGCCGACACCAAAGCAATCTAGGCTGCCGCCATCGCTCCCGCCCAGAGGTTTGAGCCGCGATCAGGCCGCCGAATATATCTGCGTGAGCCCTGCCCTCTTCGACCAGCTCGTGAAGGACGGCCGCATGCCTCGGCCGATGCGGATCAATACCAAGCCCGTCTGGGACCGCGTCGACGTCGATCTTTACTTCTCCGCCATGAAAAGTGAAGACGCCGCTATTGCAGACGACCCGTGGAGCGACTTCGACAGGGCAGCATAGCTGTGGCCACAATCAAATTGCAGTTCGTGACGCGCGACCGAGACCGTCATGGCAATATCCGTTTTTATTTCCGCCGACCGGGCAAGGCGAAGATCCGGTTGCCCGGCGCGCCGGGCTCTGAAGAATTTATGGCGGCTTACAAGGAGGCGCTGGCCGGAGAAAACGGCGCGCCCCGCCAAAAGACGTTCGATTGGCTGTGCCAGCAGTATTACGCTTCCAAGCGGTTCGGCTCGCTCGAGGAGATCACGCGCGTCGTCAAGCGGCGGCACCTCGACAGCGTGAGAGACACAGCTTTCCAGGCTGGCGCTGCGACACGCCGCGTCGGCGACTTGCCGTTCGCTGGAATGACGCGGGAGCGGGTCCGGAAGCTACGCGACATGAAGGAGCGGTCGATGGCGAACCATCGGCTGAAGCACCTTTCGGCGCTGTTCGAATGGGCCGTTAAGGAAGAAATTACCGCCACGAACCCCTGCAAGGGCGTCAGTCGCGTCGAATATGACGAGACGGGCTACTACACCTGGACGGAGCAAGACCTCGACAAATTCGAGCGTCACTGGCCTGTCGGCTCTCGCGAGCGCCTCGCGATGTCGGTCATGCTGTATCTTGGCGTTCGCGTCTCCGACGCGGTAAGAATCGGGCCCAAGGACGAAGCCGCCGATGGCGCGTCGATCACGTTCCCCGTTTATAAAGGCCGCAAGCGCCTCGGCAAGATCCTGACACTGCCTATCCTGCCACCGCTGCGCGAAGCGATCGATGCCTGTAAGGCGGGCGATACCTACCTGTTAACCCAAGCCGGGAAACCGTTCGCGAGCACGAACTCTTTCGGGAATTGGTTCCGCGACGATGTGTGCCGGCCGATCGGCCTGCCTGAGTGCTCGTCACACGGCCTGCGCAAGATCGCCGCGACGAGATGCGCCGAAGCTGGAGCGTCCGAATACGAGATGATGGCGCTGTTCGGCTGGGACGATCCGAAGATGGCGAGGGTGTACACGAAGGCCGCCGCCCAGAAAAAAATGGCCGCGAGCGCGGCTGGCAAAATGCTGGGCTCTGTCTCACCCTCTGTCCCACCAGAGAAAAAACCCAACAAAATCAACGCAAAAATAGCTGGATGGCGCACCCGACAGGACTCGAACCTGTGACCCCTAGATTCGGAATCTAGTACTCTATCCAGCTGAGCTACGGGTGCGTGTGCCAAGGCATACCGGTTCGCAAACCGATATGCAAGCATCTGGCGGGAGCATAGCCGAAGCCCCGCGCCGTCGCAATAAGTCATCTCGGTCGGCGCACGGGCAAAACGTCATGCTGAAAGCGATGGCGCCACTCACACGCCTGTCGATGCCCGCCGATTGGGGTTGGCCGGTCGCCTCGAACCCGCCTATATTCGCCGCATGACAGCCGCCCCATCGCTCGCCGAAACGTCCGTTTCCACCGCCCCAGCCGAAGCCGCCGTGCCACCCGGCAGCCGCGTCTATCTTATCGACGGCTCGGGCTACATCTTCCGTGCCTTCCACGCGCTGCCGCCGCTGACGCGCCCGTCGGACGGGTTGCCGGTCGGCGCGGTGCACGGTTTCTGCAACATGCTCTGGAAGCTGCTTCGCGAGACGAAGGGCGAAAAGGCGCCGACGCATCTCGCGGTGATCTTCGACCACAGCCGCGCGAGCTTCCGCACCGAAATTTCCGCCGCCTACAAGGCGCAGCGCCCCGAGCCGCCAGCCGAACTCGTGCCGCAATTCGCGCTGATCCGCGATGCCGTGCGCGCCTTCAACGTCGCCTGCATCGAGCAGGAGGGCTTCGAGGCCGACGACATCATCGCGGCCTACACCTGCCAGGCGGCGGACGCAGGCGCGGAAGTGGTCATCGTCTCATCCGACAAGGATCTGATGCAGCTCGTCCGCCCCGGCGTGACCATGCTCGACACAATGAAGAACAAGGTGATCGGCGAGGCGGAGGTGATCGAGAAGTTCGGCGTGCCGCCCGCGAAGGTGGTCGACGTGCAGGCGCTTGCGGGCGATTCGGTCGACAACGTGCCGGGCGTGCCGGGCATCGGCATCAAGACGGCGGCGGAACTCATCCGCGAATATGGCGACCTCGAAAACCTGCTCGCCAATGCGCCCCTCATCAAGCAGAAGATGCGGCGCGAGCGGCTCATCGAGTTCGCCGACCAGGCGCGGCTGTCGCGCCGCCTCGTCGAGCTTGGCTGCGACATGCCCGTCGAAAAGCCGCTCGACATCGCCGCCGTCGAAGAGCCGGACCCGCACGCGCTGCTCGAATTCCTGCGCACGATGGAATTCAACTCGCTGACGAAGCGGATTTCCGAGGCGTTCGGCGTTGAGCCGTCCACGGGGGAGATGACGCGGCCATCGCCCGCCGAAGCGGTCGAAGGGGAAACCCCGGATAAAGCGCCCGGCGGCGACACGCCCGCCGACGAAGTGCGCCGCGTGGAAGCGTGGCTGAAGGCGATCCCGTTCGACCGTTCGCTTTACCAGCAGGTGACGGACCTCCAGACGCTCGAAGACTGGATCGCAGCCGCCACCGAGCAAGGGTTCGTCGCCTTCGACACCGAAACGACAGCGCTCGACGCCATGTCCGCGAAGCTCTGCGGCGTGGCGCTGGCGCTCGAACCCGGCCGTGCCTGCTACATCCCGCTTGCGCATCGCGCGGGCGACGGCCTCGACTTTACGGGCGCGGGCGAGATCGCCCAGCTTCCGATGGAAAGCGCCCTGCCCCGCCTGAAAGCGCTCCTCGAAGACGACAGCGTGCTGAAGATCGGCCAGAACATCAAATACGACGCGCTCGTCATGCGCCGCCACGACGATATCCGCGTCACGCCCTATGACGACACCATGCTGATGGCCTATGCCTGCGATCAGGGGCGCGGCGGGCTCGCGGGTTTCGGCATGGACGAATTGTCGAAACGCCATCTCGGACACACGCCCATCGCCTTCACCGATGTTGCGGGCAAGGGCAAGGCACAGTCCACCTTCGACTGCATCGCGGTCGACAAGGCGACGGAATACGCCGCCGAAGACGCCGACGTGACGCTTCGCCTGTGGCACTTGTTCCGCGCGCGCCTCGCCGCCGAGGGCATGGCCGCCGTTTACGCGACGCTCGAACGCCCGATGCCCGCAGTGCTCGGCACCATGGAATTCAACGGCATCAGGGTCGATCGCGCGGTCCTCTCACGCCTTTCCGCCGACTTCGCGCAGAGCCTCGCGCGCCTTGAGGATGAGATCTACGAGCTTGCCGGCCAGCGCTTCAATATCGGCTCGCCGCAGCAGATCGCCGACCTGCTTTTCGGCAAGTTCGGCCTGCCCGGTGCCAAGAAGACCTCCACCGGCAAGTGGAGCACGGGCGCAAAGGTGCTCGAAGACCTGGTATCGAGCGAAGACCTCACCGAAGACCAGCGCCGCTTGCCCGCGAAGCTCCTCGAATGGCGGCAGCTTGCGAAGCTGAAAAGCACCTACACCGACTCGCTGCCGCAGCACATCGACGCCGACACGGGCCGCATCCACACCTGTTTTTCGCTCGCCTCCACCTCGACCGGGCGGCTGTCATCGACCGAGCCGAACCTGCAAAACATCCCCATCCGCACGCGCGAAGGCCGCATGATCCGCTCGGCCTTCATCGCGGAACCGGGCAAGAAGCTCATCTCCGCCGATTACAGCCAGATCGAGCTTCGCGTGCTCGCTCATATGGCCGACATTCCGGCGCTGAAACACGCCTTCGCCGAAGGGCTCGACATCCACGCGATGACGGCGAGCGAGATGTTCGGCGTGCCGGTGAAGGACATGCCGGGCGAGGTGCGCCGCCGCGCGAAGGCCATCAATTTCGGCATCATCTACGGCATTTCAGCGTTCGGCCTGTCGCAGCAGCTCGGCATCCCGCGTCAGGAGGCGGGCGACTACATCGCCAGGTATTTCGAGCGCTTCCCCGGCATCCGCGCCTATATGGATGCAATGCGCTCGAAGGTGCACGAAGACGGCCATGTGGAGACACTGTTCGGCCGCAAGATCCACTTCCCCGAGATCAACACACCGAAGTGGAACATGCGGCAGTTCTTCGAGCGCGCGGCGATCAACGCGCCGATTCAAGGCACCGCCGCCGATATCATCCGCCGCGCGATGGTGCGCGTGCCCGCCGCCCTGGAAAAGGCGGGCGTCCGTGCGAAGATGCTGCTTCAGGTGCACGACGAACTCGTGTTCGAGGCCGACGATGCCGAGGTGGAAGCCACGATCAAGGCCGTGACCCGCGTCATGGAGCGCGCCGCCGAGCCCGCCGTGGCCTTCTCCGTGCCGCTAAAGGTGGACGCCCGCGCCGCGCGGAACTGGGACGAGGCGCATTAGATAACCCTCCGCCGAAGCGGCGCAGGGAAGCTGATCGACAGCGGAAAAATAAAGCGTCGGGCCGCACGCTGTTGGCAAAAGAAGCGAGTTCCGATCTTGCATCGGAATTCGCTTCGAGTTTTTCTCGCCCTACTCGGCGGCCTTCTTCGCCTGCACCTCGGCGGCGAGCTTCTTCAGTTCCTCGCCAAATTTGGGGCCGAGGTCGGAACGCGCGAGCGCAAATGCCACGTTCGCCGTGAGGAAGCCGAGCTTCGAGCCGCAATCGTAGCTCTTGCCACGGAACTTGTAGGCGAAGAACAGTTGATCCTGCATCAGCGTGCGCATCGCGTCGGTAAGCTGGATCTCGTTGCCCGCGCCGCGCTCCTGATATTTCAGGATGTCGAAGATCTCGGGCTGGAGGATGTAGCGGCCCATGATGATGAGGTTCGAGGGCGACGTGCCCTTCGCGGGCTTTTCCACCATCGAATCGATGCGCCACAGACGGTCGCCCTCGACGCCCGCGAGGCCGACAACGCCGTAGGAACTCGTCTCCTCGGGCGCCACCTCTTCCACCGCGATGATGTTGATCTTCGCCTCGGGATATTTTTCCACGAGGCCGTCATAGACCCGGATCATCTGGCCGAGGCAGCTTTCGCCATCGGGCAGCACGATAACGTCGGGCAGAAGCAGCGCGAACGGATCGCGGCCCACGATGTCATGCGCGCACCAGACCGCGTGGCCGAGGCCGAGCGGCTCCTGCTGGCGGGTGAAGCTCGTCGCGCCGGGCTTCGGCAGATGCGTTTCGAGGTTCAGCAGCTCTTCCTGCTTGTTGCGCCGCCTAAGCACTTCTTCCAACTCGAATTGCCGGTCGAAATGATCCTCGATGACGCCTTTATTGCGCCCAGTTACGAAGATGAAATGTTCGATGCCGCCGGTGCGCGCCTCGTCGGCTACGTGCTGGATGATGGGGCGGTCGACCACGGTCAGCATCTCTTTCGGCATCGCCTTCGTGGCGGGGAGAAAGCGCGTGCCGAGACCGGCGACGGGGAAAATGGCCTTGCGGATAGGCTTGCTCATGGGACTTCTCGGTGAGGGTTTGAGCTTATCGACGAAGATTCTCGGGCGCTTCAGCGGTGAGACCGTTCGCGAACGATATAGCGAACGCGCGCCGAGATAGAAGCGCTAATTGCGGCTCCCGCGAGGCACGCTGAGGGAGAATCGATTTGCATAGGGTCGCCGCGCGGCTGGCCGCCGCGCTGATCGCGATGATGACGCTCGCAGGCTTCGGAGGCGCGCGCGCGGAGGAGGCACAGGACACGGCATTCGGCGCCCTGAAGTCGGAGCTTTGGCCCCTGGCGGAACGAGAAGGCATCGCACGCGACACGTTCGACGCGGCTTTCGCGGGCCTCGAACCGGACCCGGAAGTGCTGCGGCTCGCCAACCGCCAGCCCGAATTCACGCTCACCGCGACACAATATCTCGACCGCATCATCACGCCCGCGCGCATCGCCGACGGCAAGGCCGCCTATCTCAAATATGAGGGAAAGCTCAAGGTGCTCGAGCGGCGCTACGGCGTGAGCCGCTTCATTCTCGTCGCGATCTGGGGCGCCGAATCCGATTTCGGCAACAAGCAGGGATCGTGGGCGGTCTTCCGCTCTCTGGCAACGCTCGCCGCAGCCGGACGCCGCGCGGATTTCTGGAAGACGCAAATCGTGGAAGCGCTCAAGATCGTCGAAAACCAGCGCATCTCGCCCGACAAGCTGTCAGGCTCCTGGGCGGGCGCCATGGGCCACACGCAGTTCATACCGTCCACTTACAACAAGTTCGGCATCAGCTTCTCGGGCAGGCCGCGAGGCGACATATGGGACGACCCTGCCGACGCGATGGCCTCCACGGCGAACTACCTCGCCCAATCGGGCTGGCAGCGGCGGCGAACCTGGGGCTACGCGGTCCGCTTGCCGGATGGCTTCGCGCCGACCGACGCACAGGAAGCCAGGCCCATCGCAACTTGGCGCAAGCTCGGCGTGGCGCGCGAAACGGGTGAGCCTTTCCCGAAGCCGGGTGAAACCGCGCGCCTCTTCCTGCCGGAGAAAACAAATCCGTTCACGGGCGAAAAAGCCAACACATTGGCATTTCTCACTGTCGCGAACTTCGATGTCATTAAGACATACAACAATTCGGATCTGTATGCTCTCGCGGTAGGGCTGCTCGCCGATCGACTGGCCGCCGAGCTTTCATCGCGATAGACGGGCGATAAGCGAAAGCCCGGGTTCTGGCGTAGGGAAGCGCGCTTTCCCTGAGACAGGTGGAAAAAGGTGTGCGGCCACGGTGCAGGCTTGATCCTGACACATTCCCGCATAAAACAAGGCCGTGAGGCAAAATGGGGTGGAGTTTAGTCTTTGGCGCGTTCAGCGAGGATAATCAGATGACCTCGATATCCCGCGCCCTGGCGTTATTGGTCGCCATCGTCTTCGCCCTCGCCGCAGGGGGCGGAATCGTCCTTGCGCAGACACCGAACCCTCTCTCGTCGAGCTACGTGACACCCTTTCCGCTGACGGATCGATATCTGGTCCGCATTATCGGCGACTGGCTCGGGCCGGGCCTCACAAACGGCCTTCAGGACGCTTTCAAGCAGGATGCATCGGTACAGATTCAGGATGCGTCGAAATCGAATTACGGCCTCGCGCGAACGGAGCAGATCGGCCTCTTTGCCGACATCGACAAGCTGGTCGCGTCGACACCCCCCGTCAATGTCGCGGTGATCATGCTCGGCGTGAATGACGTTATCTCCATGAAAGCGCCGACAGGTACAGGACGACTTCAGCCCGGCACCGCCGAATGGAAGGATGTCTACGGTCGGGAAGCCGAAAAGCTCATTCGCAAGCTGAAGGCCGCCAACATAGCGGTTTACTGGCTCGGCCTTCCCGTCATGGCGAATAGCCAGAGAAACGAAGCGGTTGCTGCCATGAACGACGCGGTACGCCAGTCGGCTTACGTCAATGGCGCAAAATTCATCGAAACGAGCGCGGGCTTTACCGATCAATCCGGGGCCTACACGGCTTATGGCCCCGACCTTAGCGGCCAGACGAAACGTCTGCGCGAAGGCGACGGCGTGGGCTTTACGGCGGCAGGCAGCCGCAAGCTCGCCAATTACGTGGAAATCGTGCTCAGGCGCGATCTTGCCCAGGCGAAGGCGCAGCGCAACATCCCGCTCGCGGGCGACGAGGAAGAACAGGCACGGGTGGTTCCGGGTGCAAGCCGCTCTGCAAAGGGTGCTGGCGGCAAATCCGTCTGGACGACGGAAACGGATGCAAGGCCCGACGGGCCGGCCGCCGGTACAGGGACGGAAACGAAAGCTGCTTCAGCAAAAGACAATGGTCCGGCAGCGGGGCCAGACACCGCGCCGGCTGGCGCCGGCGACGAACCCCGCGAGCATGCCGCCTTCGCCGGTTCCTCCGGCTTTCAGGGCGGTGAACTGATCTTCGGCGACCTCGGCGACGGCATGACGGCCATTGCTGCCATATCGCCTGTCGGTGAATTCTCGATGCGGGAGATCCAGCGGCAGACGCCCCTCGCCGACCGCCTGTATTTCAAGGTTCTGAGCCGTGGCGATGCCTTGCCATCGAAAGAAGGGCGAGCCGATGATTTCACGTGGCGCGAGGATAGCGCCACGTCG
Proteins encoded in this region:
- a CDS encoding DUF2303 family protein, producing MANEIELTASTSFIPDDAAGIAAIAELTRQGSGFSVLDIKTDGLGEGLPPVVPITVDAKGEKAIVGNLASQIEAYRQRPERRRGTAHVTTLQSFIGLVNYHSDEHSAIFAKTTLPDPALTAVIDYHQMAEKPAYTRQDVKPIADAAQTLVKFLPRHLQHRIVYKFPITEELTAWQKLDGELMGQGEFAAFIEEHAAELAAPTEDERQQFEPLFKERFASPNELIALSRALEVYVGAKVRNATRLSNGEREIVFTEEHLNAAGEKVDVPGIFMISVQPFLDSEFIRVPARLRYRLKGGISWGYQLYRLDDYLRQRVKADLDLAVKETGLPGYEGTPELG
- the dnaN gene encoding DNA polymerase III subunit beta codes for the protein MPTISARKSDLSGALTRLSRVVEKRNTIPILSNFLLTVDQGKLTVTATDLDLEARTTIDCSGDLTTQGGFTVPAGPLSDIVRKLPDGDISLSWDGDKGRATVKAGRSRFELMTLPAEDFPEFGASEFQHSFTAQADALATIFDGTSFAMSSEETRYYLNGVYLHTIDKGDGVKLRGVATDGHRLSSRDVPAPDGASGMPGIIVPRKCVGEIVKLAKDVKEIAVDISPAKIRLTFGTTTLTSKLVDGSFPDYQRVIPASNKLRAVVDNEALAAAADRVSLVSSEKGRAVKLSFGETLRIEATDPERGSAADEVDLEEATASPVEIGFNARYLADTLANLPKGGVSIALSDGSSPTLFQPADDADSLLVLMPMRV
- a CDS encoding DUF4031 domain-containing protein, with protein sequence MTVYVDDMHTTPMGCFGRMKMSHMIADSEAELHEMAQAIGVARRWFQGDHYDICKSKREAAIARGARPISMRDFATKAMAGRREKRADALAATFSTLSFPEFIEREATS
- the ssb gene encoding single-stranded DNA-binding protein; translated protein: MSINRVILLGNVGKDPEVRSTTTGDRVATFSVATSERWTDKNTGEKRESTEWHTVVVFNQALIKVIDQHLTKGSRVAIEGKMKTRKWQHSDGTDRYTTEVVIGRFDGSLSLEGKPSGATRSEDAYGSTKTRESYSGSAGGGSSDRLDDEIPF
- a CDS encoding helix-turn-helix transcriptional regulator; the encoded protein is MPTPKQSRLPPSLPPRGLSRDQAAEYICVSPALFDQLVKDGRMPRPMRINTKPVWDRVDVDLYFSAMKSEDAAIADDPWSDFDRAA
- a CDS encoding tyrosine-type recombinase/integrase; the encoded protein is MAAYKEALAGENGAPRQKTFDWLCQQYYASKRFGSLEEITRVVKRRHLDSVRDTAFQAGAATRRVGDLPFAGMTRERVRKLRDMKERSMANHRLKHLSALFEWAVKEEITATNPCKGVSRVEYDETGYYTWTEQDLDKFERHWPVGSRERLAMSVMLYLGVRVSDAVRIGPKDEAADGASITFPVYKGRKRLGKILTLPILPPLREAIDACKAGDTYLLTQAGKPFASTNSFGNWFRDDVCRPIGLPECSSHGLRKIAATRCAEAGASEYEMMALFGWDDPKMARVYTKAAAQKKMAASAAGKMLGSVSPSVPPEKKPNKINAKIAGWRTRQDSNL